In the Caballeronia sp. M1242 genome, GGACGCGATCATCGCGATCAACTTGAGTTCCGCGTTCCATACGATGCGCGTCGCGCTGCCCGGCATGCGCGAGCGCGGCTGGGGCCGTGTCATCAACATCGCGTCGGTGCATGGGCTCGTCGGCTCGGCGGGCAAGTCAGCGTATGTCGCGGCCAAGCACGGCATTCTCGGACTCACGAAAGTGGCGGCGCTCGAAAACGCGCGCACGGGCGTGACCGTCAACGCCATTTGCCCCGGCTTCGTGCTGACGCCGCTCGTGCAAAAGCAGATCGACGATCTCGCCGCCCGCGAATCGCTCTCGCCCGACGCGGCCCGCGCGAAACTGCTCGGCGAAAAGCAGCCGTCCGCGCAGTTCGTCACGCCGCAGCAGATCGGCGACATGGCCGTGTTTCTGTGCTCGGATGCCGCGAGCGAGATGCGCGGATCGGCGTTGCAGATCGACGGTGGATGGAGCGCGCAGTAAGCGTC is a window encoding:
- a CDS encoding 3-hydroxybutyrate dehydrogenase codes for the protein MTQSASNTLAGKTALVTGSTSGIGLGIATALAQAGANLVLNGFGDVSGALAQIEATGAKAVHHAADMTKPAEIEAMIAFATERFGALDILVNNAGIQHVATIDEFPVERWDAIIAINLSSAFHTMRVALPGMRERGWGRVINIASVHGLVGSAGKSAYVAAKHGILGLTKVAALENARTGVTVNAICPGFVLTPLVQKQIDDLAARESLSPDAARAKLLGEKQPSAQFVTPQQIGDMAVFLCSDAASEMRGSALQIDGGWSAQ